The Streptomyces sp. NBC_00102 genome segment GGGCGCGGCACTGCGGGAGTCGACGGACGGCCGGTACGACCTGGTCGCCCTGGACCCGCGTGGGGTCGGCGGCTCCACGAAAGCCGGCTGCGGGCTCGCCGAGGAGGACCGCATGCTCACGGCCCTGCGGTCCTGGCCCTCGGCCGACGGCTCGATCGACGAGAACCTCGCACGGTCCCGGCGGACCGCCGAAGCGTGCGCGCGCGACGGCGGTGCGGTGCTCCGCAGCTTCACCAGCGCCAACCAGGTCCGTGACCTGGACCGGTTCCGGCAGGCCCTCGGAGAGCGGACCGTCTCGGCGTGGGGCGTCTCGTACGGGACGTACATCGGCGCCCGGTACGCGCAGGCGTACCCCGGACGGATCGACCGGCTGGTGCTCGACAGCAGCGGAGATCCCGATCCGGAACGCGTCGAGCGGGGCTGGCTGGCGAACATGGCGCGCGGGGCCGCCGACCGCTTCCCCGACTTCGCGGCCTGGGCGTCCGACCCGGCTCGTGAGGTGGACGGGCTGCGGCTGGCCCAGCGCCCCGAGGACGTCGAGCCACTGATCCTGGACCTTGCCGCCCGGCTCGACCGGGCCCCCAGGGAATCGAGCGTCCCGGACGCGCCCCTGACCGGGAACGGCCTGCGCCAGGCGTTGCAGAACGCCCTGTACTCCGACGGCGCGTTCGCCGGATTCGCCGCCCTCGTGCGGTCCGCGCAGGACCCGGAGGCACTGCCCGTGCTGCCGCCGGAGCTGGTGCATCCGCTGCCGGACCAGGACGCGGCGCTGATGGTCGCCGTGATCTGCAACGACGTGCGCTGGCCCGCCGACGTCGCCGCGTACCGGGAAGAGGTCGCCGCCGACCGGGAGCGGTACCCGCTGACCGCCGGGATGCCGGCCAACATCACGCCCTGTTCGTTCTGGCAGGACCCGCCGGCCGAGGAGCCGGTCGCGATCACCGACGACGGCCCCTCGGACATCCTGATGATCCAGAGCCTCCGCGATCCCGCCACCCCGTACAGCGGTGCCCTGCGGATGCGCGCCGCGCTGGGCGCGAAGGCCCGCATGGTCACCGTCGACCACGGCGGCCACGGGATGTACCTGGCCAACGGCAACGCGTGCGGCGACCGGACCGTGAGCACCTTCCTCACCACGGGACGGCGCCCGGCGCGGGACACGTACTGCCCGGACTGAGCGAGCGGGCCGAGGCGGACGGGACGACCCGGAGGAACGCGCCGGGGGCGTGTCCGTCCCCGGCGCGGGCGGCGGCCTCTTGCAGGATGCGAACGGTGGACAATCCCGGCACCCTCATCCTGATCATGGCGATGGCCGCCCTGGCGCCCCTGCTCACCGCCTCCGCCTCGCGGCTGCTCTCCGTACCCGTTGTGATCTTCGAGATCCTGCTGGGCATCCTGATCGGCCCGGACGTCCTCGACTGGGCCCACCACGACCAGGTCATCGACGCCCTCTCCGACCTGGGCCTGTCGATGCTGATCTTCCTGGCCGGGTACGAGATCCGGTTCGGGGAGGTCGGCGTCCCGGTCATGCGGCGGGCGGGCGGCGCCTGGCTGATCTCGCTCGCCCTCGGACTGGGCGTCTCCCTCGCCGTCAACGGCGGCGACCTGGCCCGGAGCCTGGTCATCGGCACCGCGCTCACCAGTACCGCGCTCGGTGCCGTACTGCCGATCCTGCGGGACTCGGGGCGGCTGGAAGGCCGGTTCGGGACGGTGGTCACCGCGTTCTGCGCGGTCGGTGAATTCGGCCCGATCATCGCGATGGCCCTGCTGTTCAGCGGGCG includes the following:
- a CDS encoding alpha/beta hydrolase — its product is MAAYRRKALISAFSATAVALTLACAAAPMARAAAPGSGTGSVPAAPVLEWRPCTGGLAGQECADLPVPLDYAHPDGSSLTLAVTRLRTDRSAARRGTLVVIPGGPGSSGVQRLTQKGAALRESTDGRYDLVALDPRGVGGSTKAGCGLAEEDRMLTALRSWPSADGSIDENLARSRRTAEACARDGGAVLRSFTSANQVRDLDRFRQALGERTVSAWGVSYGTYIGARYAQAYPGRIDRLVLDSSGDPDPERVERGWLANMARGAADRFPDFAAWASDPAREVDGLRLAQRPEDVEPLILDLAARLDRAPRESSVPDAPLTGNGLRQALQNALYSDGAFAGFAALVRSAQDPEALPVLPPELVHPLPDQDAALMVAVICNDVRWPADVAAYREEVAADRERYPLTAGMPANITPCSFWQDPPAEEPVAITDDGPSDILMIQSLRDPATPYSGALRMRAALGAKARMVTVDHGGHGMYLANGNACGDRTVSTFLTTGRRPARDTYCPD